Proteins from one Procambarus clarkii isolate CNS0578487 chromosome 40, FALCON_Pclarkii_2.0, whole genome shotgun sequence genomic window:
- the RpL8 gene encoding large ribosomal subunit protein uL2 encodes MGRVIRAQRKGAGSVFKSHTHHRKGKPALRPVDYAERHGYIRGIIKNIIHDPGRGAPIAEVHFRDPYRYKTRKELFLAAEGMYSGQFIYCGKKANLDVGNVIPIGSLPEGTVVCNLEEKTGDRGRIARGSGNYAQVIAHNPETKKTRVKLPSGAKKVLPSANRAMIGIVAGGGRIDKPILKAGRAYHKYRVKRNSWPKVRGVAMNPVEHPHGGGNHQHIGKASTVSRGKCAGRKVGLIAARRTGLIRGTKKDPRHAA; translated from the exons ATGGGGCGTGTGATTCGTGCGCAGAGGAAGGGTGCGGGCTCTGTCTTCAAGTCCCACACTCATCACCGTAAGGGAAAACCTGCGCTGCGTCCAGTTGATTATGCAGAGCGTCATGGTTACATCCGTGGGATAATTAAG AATATTATCCATGACCCTGGTCGTGGTGCCCCTATTGCTGAAGTGCACTTCCGTGATCCATACCGATACAAGACTCGTAAGGAACTTTTCCTTGCTGCTGAAGGCATGTATTCTGGGCAGTTCATCTACTGTGGTAAGAAAG CAAACCTCGATGTTGGCAATGTGATACCAATTGGTTCCCTGCCAGAAGGTACTGTGGTGTGCAACTTGGAAGAAAAGACTGGAGATCGTGGCCGTATTGCCCGTGGCTCTGGTAACTATGCCCAGGTCATTGCTCACAACCCAGAGACCAAGAAGACCCGTGTGAAGCTGCCATCTGGTGCCAAGAAGGTCCTACCCTCTGCGAACCGTGCTATGATTG GTATTGTGGCAGGAGGTGGGCGTATTGACAAGCCTATACTGAAGGCTGGTCGTGCCTATCACAAGTACAGGGTAAAGAGAAACAGCTGGCCTAAGGTGCGTGGTGTGGCCATGAACCCCGTTGAACATCCCCATGGTGGTGGTAACCATCAACATATTGGTAAGGCTTCCACTGTGTCGCGAGGCAAGTGTGCCGGTCGCAAGGTTGGTCTCATTGCTGCCAGAAGGACCGGTCTCATCCGTGGTACCAAGAAGGATCCTAGGCATGCAGCTTAG